A stretch of Branchiostoma lanceolatum isolate klBraLanc5 chromosome 14, klBraLanc5.hap2, whole genome shotgun sequence DNA encodes these proteins:
- the LOC136449056 gene encoding lipopolysaccharide-induced tumor necrosis factor-alpha factor homolog, with protein MSAPAYPQQVQVPGQVPPNYQQPPPPPVGNTTVVVSQPGQIVVGGQQQMSSHEPVQLTCSTCQQLVQTRVDYENGLMTWVAIGGLCLIGCNLGCCFIPLCVKQLKDARHSCPNCNSHLGTHKLMK; from the exons ATGTCTGCGCCGGCATATCCGCAACAGGTTCAAGTCCCTGGTCAAGTTCCACCAAACTACCAGCAG CCTCCACCCCCACCAGTGGGGAACACTACTGTTGTAG TGTCGCAGCCCGGGCAGATTGTCGTGGGCGGTCAGCAGCAGATGTCAAGTCACGAACCCGTCCAACTCACGTGTTCCACCTGCCAGCAACTCGTCCAGACCAGGGTGGACTACGAGAACGGTCTGATGACCTGGGTTGCCATTGGGGGCCTCTGCCTCATCGG CTGTAATCTTGGATGCTGCTTCATCCCGTTGTGTGTCAAACAGCTGAAGGACGCTCGTCACAGCTGCCCGAACTGCAACTCTCACCTGGGCACCCACAAGCTGATGAAATAA